The Paraburkholderia acidisoli genome contains a region encoding:
- the tolA gene encoding cell envelope integrity protein TolA, with amino-acid sequence MIRKNDTYPLQPPRERGTGRAIALAVLMHVLLAFFLYHGIHWQNSTPAGEEAELWTEVPDLSAPTPRPPPPVPVQPAPPPPQTEDADIALQQQKRKQQEAAREAQLAEQQQQQRLKQQQEAEAKRQQQLAAQQAAQLAAQQKAAKLKQQQQEQQQAAAEKLKQQQQQQQQEALKKQQQEEAQQKQAKLDAQKKADAEKAAKAKAQAQADAQAKKLDAERRARIAQMQGSMGGGDSSSGNGLAKSGNGSGSGGNATSPGYADKVQRRVRPNVIWSGETAGLETVVAVRCSPSGTLLSATITRSSGNAAWDSAALRAVHASDPMPVDTDGKAPGSFTITLRPAG; translated from the coding sequence ATGATCCGGAAGAACGATACGTATCCGCTACAGCCGCCGCGCGAGCGTGGCACGGGGCGTGCTATTGCGCTTGCCGTGCTGATGCACGTGCTGCTGGCGTTCTTCCTGTATCACGGCATCCACTGGCAGAACAGCACGCCGGCGGGCGAAGAAGCGGAACTCTGGACCGAAGTGCCGGACCTTTCGGCGCCCACGCCCAGGCCGCCGCCGCCCGTGCCGGTGCAGCCCGCCCCGCCGCCGCCGCAAACGGAAGACGCCGACATCGCGCTGCAACAGCAAAAGCGTAAGCAGCAAGAAGCGGCACGCGAGGCGCAACTCGCCGAACAGCAGCAACAGCAACGCCTCAAGCAGCAGCAGGAAGCCGAGGCCAAGCGTCAGCAGCAGCTCGCGGCCCAGCAGGCGGCGCAACTCGCCGCGCAGCAAAAGGCCGCGAAGCTCAAGCAACAGCAGCAGGAGCAACAGCAGGCCGCGGCCGAGAAGCTCAAGCAGCAACAGCAGCAACAACAGCAGGAAGCGCTCAAGAAGCAGCAGCAGGAAGAAGCGCAGCAAAAGCAGGCGAAGCTCGACGCGCAGAAGAAGGCCGACGCCGAGAAGGCCGCCAAGGCGAAGGCGCAAGCGCAAGCCGACGCGCAGGCGAAGAAGCTCGACGCCGAACGTCGCGCGCGTATCGCGCAGATGCAAGGGTCGATGGGCGGCGGCGACAGTTCGAGCGGCAACGGGCTCGCGAAGAGCGGCAACGGCAGCGGCTCGGGCGGCAACGCGACTTCGCCGGGCTATGCGGACAAGGTTCAGCGGCGTGTCCGTCCGAACGTCATCTGGTCCGGCGAAACCGCGGGCCTGGAAACGGTCGTCGCAGTGCGCTGCTCGCCGTCGGGCACGTTGCTTTCGGCGACCATCACGCGCAGCAGCGGCAACGCGGCGTGGGACAGCGCAGCACTGCGCGCAGTCCATGCCTCGGACCCGATGCCGGTTGATACCGACGGCAAGGCGCCGGGCAGCTTTACGATTACTTTGCGTCCGGCAGGTTGA
- the tolB gene encoding Tol-Pal system beta propeller repeat protein TolB: protein MSLMTKLGLRTLVASCLIAVGGTANAQLNVLVTGVGSTQFPIATANFAGEANSPEQVAAIVRADLQRSGKFTNIDAGSAPISENDSVDLGSWKAKGANAFVAGSVNKLANGQYEVRFKLYDTAKGESLGGLVLTSPASGLRMSAHKVADYIYQKLLGDRGVFATRLSYVIRTGGRYQLQISDSDGQEAHIALSSPEPIISPAWSPDGTKVAYVSFEKKKPIVYVHDLPTGRRVVISDQKGNNSAPAWSPDGRTLAVALSRTGNTQIFAVNADGSGLRRLTQGTTIDTEPTYSPDGRWIYFTSDRGGQPQIYKMPAQGESAGAAQRVTFTGSYNTSPKVSPDGKQVAYISRTGGGFKLYIQDLQSGVATALTDTTHDESPSFAANGQYLLYATQVNGRGVLAAVSTDGRTRQILSVQGGSVREPSWGPFMQ, encoded by the coding sequence ATGAGTTTGATGACGAAGCTTGGCCTGCGAACTCTCGTCGCGTCCTGCCTGATCGCGGTCGGCGGCACGGCGAACGCACAACTCAACGTCCTCGTCACCGGCGTGGGCTCCACCCAGTTCCCCATCGCCACGGCTAACTTCGCCGGCGAAGCGAACTCGCCCGAGCAGGTCGCGGCCATCGTGCGCGCCGACCTGCAACGCAGCGGCAAGTTCACCAACATCGACGCAGGCAGCGCGCCCATCTCCGAAAACGACTCGGTCGACCTCGGCAGCTGGAAGGCCAAGGGCGCCAACGCGTTCGTCGCGGGCAGCGTGAACAAGCTCGCGAACGGCCAATACGAAGTGCGCTTCAAGCTCTACGACACCGCGAAGGGCGAAAGCCTCGGCGGTCTCGTGCTCACGAGCCCCGCGAGCGGCCTGCGCATGAGCGCGCACAAAGTCGCCGACTACATCTACCAAAAGCTGCTCGGCGACCGCGGCGTGTTCGCCACGCGTCTGTCGTACGTGATCCGCACGGGCGGCCGTTACCAGTTGCAGATTTCCGACTCCGACGGCCAGGAAGCGCACATCGCGCTGTCGAGCCCCGAGCCGATCATCTCGCCGGCCTGGTCGCCCGACGGCACCAAGGTCGCCTACGTTTCTTTCGAAAAGAAAAAGCCGATCGTCTACGTGCATGACCTGCCCACGGGTCGTCGCGTCGTCATCTCGGACCAGAAGGGCAACAACTCGGCGCCCGCCTGGTCCCCGGACGGCCGTACGCTCGCCGTGGCGCTGTCGCGCACGGGCAACACGCAGATCTTCGCCGTCAATGCCGACGGCAGCGGTCTGCGCCGCCTCACGCAAGGCACGACGATCGACACCGAACCCACCTACTCTCCTGACGGACGCTGGATTTACTTCACCAGTGACCGCGGCGGCCAGCCCCAGATCTACAAGATGCCGGCCCAGGGCGAAAGCGCTGGCGCGGCACAACGCGTGACCTTCACGGGCAGCTACAACACGAGCCCGAAGGTCAGCCCGGACGGCAAACAAGTGGCGTACATATCACGCACGGGCGGCGGATTTAAGCTGTACATTCAAGATCTTCAGTCTGGCGTCGCCACCGCGCTCACCGACACGACTCATGACGAATCGCCCAGCTTCGCGGCGAACGGTCAGTACCTTCTTTACGCCACTCAGGTGAACGGCCGTGGCGTGCTGGCTGCTGTATCGACCGACGGTCGTACGCGGCAAATCCTGTCCGTTCAGGGCGGCAGCGTACGCGAGCCGTCCTGGGGTCCTTTTATGCAATAA
- the pal gene encoding peptidoglycan-associated lipoprotein Pal: MMSNKVRVALVVLMIGALAACKSAPKADENANAGSMSTQPNPNAVAQVNVDPLNDPNSPLAKRSVYFDFDSYAVKDDYQNVVQAHAQYLKTHPERHVLIQGNTDERGTSEYNLALGQKRAEAVRKALSLMGVPDSQMEAVSLGKEKPVATGHDEASWAQNRRADLVYQQ, encoded by the coding sequence ATGATGTCGAATAAAGTCCGCGTGGCTTTGGTCGTTCTGATGATCGGTGCACTGGCAGCGTGTAAGTCGGCTCCGAAAGCCGACGAAAACGCGAACGCCGGCTCGATGAGCACGCAGCCGAACCCGAACGCCGTCGCGCAAGTCAACGTCGACCCGCTGAACGATCCGAACAGCCCGCTCGCCAAGCGCAGCGTGTACTTCGACTTCGACAGCTACGCCGTCAAGGACGACTACCAAAACGTGGTTCAGGCTCACGCGCAATACCTGAAGACGCATCCGGAACGTCACGTCCTGATCCAGGGCAACACCGACGAACGCGGCACGAGCGAGTACAACCTCGCACTCGGCCAGAAGCGTGCTGAAGCCGTCCGCAAGGCGCTGTCGCTGATGGGCGTGCCCGACTCGCAAATGGAAGCCGTGAGCCTCGGTAAGGAAAAGCCGGTCGCAACGGGCCACGACGAAGCATCGTGGGCGCAAAACCGCCGTGCTGACCTCGTGTATCAACAGTAA
- the ybgF gene encoding tol-pal system protein YbgF, whose product MTHRFSPLRAAAAACVAGVAFAALPAHAGIFDDDQARQAILDLRAKTDNLSNQLSAAQRSILDQSNHIDQLNQQVATLRGQNEDLANQLATLQKQQKDYYTDLDTRLKKFEPQQETVDGMQGTVQPGETDAFNAASQQFRSGDFKNAATAFRSFIAKYPQSPYQPTAQYWLGNALYALKDYKGSTATWQNVVKNYPQHPRAPEALLAIANNQIEQGQKAAAKHTLEQIVAQYGSSDVAQTAQTKLTQLK is encoded by the coding sequence ATGACGCACCGTTTCTCCCCGCTGCGGGCCGCCGCAGCCGCCTGCGTAGCTGGCGTCGCCTTCGCGGCGCTGCCGGCTCACGCAGGTATCTTCGATGACGATCAGGCGCGCCAGGCGATTCTCGACCTGCGCGCGAAGACGGACAATCTGTCGAACCAGTTGTCCGCCGCCCAGCGCTCGATCCTCGATCAGTCCAACCACATCGACCAGCTCAACCAGCAGGTCGCGACGTTGCGCGGACAGAACGAGGATCTCGCGAACCAGCTGGCGACCCTGCAGAAGCAACAGAAGGACTACTACACGGACCTGGACACGCGTCTCAAGAAGTTCGAGCCGCAGCAGGAAACCGTGGACGGCATGCAAGGCACCGTTCAGCCGGGTGAAACGGATGCGTTCAATGCCGCTTCCCAGCAGTTCCGCAGCGGCGACTTCAAGAATGCGGCAACGGCGTTCCGCAGCTTTATCGCGAAGTACCCGCAGAGCCCGTATCAGCCGACCGCGCAGTACTGGCTCGGCAACGCGCTCTACGCGCTGAAGGACTACAAGGGTTCGACGGCAACGTGGCAGAACGTGGTCAAGAACTACCCGCAGCATCCGCGCGCCCCGGAGGCGTTGCTGGCCATTGCGAACAATCAGATCGAGCAGGGGCAAAAGGCTGCGGCCAAGCACACGCTCGAGCAGATCGTCGCGCAATACGGCAGTTCGGATGTTGCCCAGACGGCGCAGACCAAGCTCACACAGCTCAAATAA
- a CDS encoding OmpA family protein translates to MKRIVLFLSLALALPCAFACAGSPPIPGVTRDINFAFNSSEMSNAEILSLANWIVDTHSKRSVLEGVSITGLADKREHNPQLIAEERANIVKRTLDVLGVRAAKFEVVGHLYRAAVPNDKFEPTGTRAELTLIPECPE, encoded by the coding sequence TTGAAACGCATCGTTTTGTTTCTTTCTCTCGCACTCGCATTGCCGTGTGCATTCGCGTGTGCGGGATCGCCGCCGATTCCGGGGGTAACAAGAGATATAAATTTTGCATTTAATTCGAGTGAGATGAGTAACGCTGAGATTCTTTCACTCGCAAACTGGATTGTAGACACGCATAGTAAGCGGTCCGTTCTTGAAGGTGTTTCTATTACCGGCCTGGCCGACAAGCGCGAGCATAACCCGCAACTTATCGCGGAGGAGCGCGCCAACATCGTCAAGCGAACGTTGGACGTGCTAGGTGTGCGCGCGGCGAAATTTGAAGTTGTCGGCCACTTATATAGGGCCGCTGTGCCGAACGATAAATTTGAGCCAACAGGAACCAGAGCGGAATTAACGCTTATTCCGGAGTGTCCGGAATAG
- a CDS encoding M35 family metallo-endopeptidase produces MSGFSSENKYGFKANEEEEWVTVHSTAVTNTNPGSMVYVNVNTERICQNMSNKEFREIINSILQRAIPLVDVRVHALTLWTPGERARVQRWFGRNDESAHTILLNGIPRIAAVLRSLSPANFVRTGSDRDRATGCMPNPAAPGQEAAHVCAPDTATHTVSISPLFCTMRHWSDNSDSRVSTVIHEVTHFLDTMATQDNKYTIAFTLRDWAQSNSDLALNNADSVAGYIVEGD; encoded by the coding sequence ATGAGCGGTTTTTCAAGTGAAAACAAATACGGTTTTAAAGCCAATGAAGAGGAAGAATGGGTTACGGTTCATTCCACTGCGGTCACAAATACGAATCCCGGTTCGATGGTATATGTCAATGTCAATACTGAAAGAATCTGTCAGAACATGTCCAACAAGGAATTCAGGGAGATTATTAATAGCATTCTCCAGCGTGCGATTCCGCTAGTTGATGTCCGCGTGCATGCCTTGACTTTATGGACGCCGGGCGAGCGCGCACGCGTACAGCGTTGGTTTGGACGCAATGATGAATCAGCGCACACGATTTTGCTAAACGGCATACCGCGTATCGCGGCCGTCCTGCGTAGCCTGAGTCCGGCTAACTTCGTTCGCACTGGAAGCGACCGCGACAGAGCGACGGGTTGCATGCCCAACCCAGCGGCTCCTGGCCAGGAGGCCGCACATGTTTGCGCGCCCGATACGGCAACGCATACTGTCAGCATTAGTCCGCTGTTTTGTACCATGAGGCATTGGTCGGACAACTCGGATTCGCGCGTATCGACTGTAATTCACGAAGTCACACACTTCCTGGACACAATGGCGACTCAAGACAACAAATATACGATTGCGTTTACGCTTCGAGATTGGGCGCAATCGAATTCTGATCTCGCACTAAATAACGCCGATAGCGTTGCTGGCTATATTGTCGAGGGTGACTAA
- a CDS encoding PAAR domain-containing protein, producing MFERLVADGDRTSTGGVVFGDSDFFNEEGKAYARKENKATCGNCKGLWAIYGTADNWTDVGEPYVKDGDRVLCPCGKNFVSAAFSSDAWYSDDKGNAKDSPAPQALIYDQHYTLRDSDGQPIANLAYRMQIGGEVVASGVTDSEGRTVRISTEAARRVELEINGRS from the coding sequence ATGTTCGAACGGCTTGTGGCAGACGGGGACCGCACGTCTACGGGCGGCGTTGTGTTTGGCGATAGTGATTTTTTTAACGAAGAAGGCAAGGCATACGCACGAAAGGAGAACAAAGCGACGTGCGGCAACTGTAAGGGCTTATGGGCGATATACGGCACTGCTGACAACTGGACCGATGTCGGTGAACCGTATGTGAAAGACGGGGATCGTGTGCTGTGTCCTTGTGGGAAAAATTTCGTCTCTGCCGCCTTTTCTTCTGATGCCTGGTACTCGGATGACAAAGGCAATGCAAAGGACTCCCCCGCGCCGCAAGCGCTTATCTATGACCAGCATTACACGCTGCGGGATAGCGATGGCCAACCAATCGCCAATCTGGCGTATCGAATGCAGATCGGGGGCGAAGTCGTTGCAAGCGGCGTGACTGACTCAGAGGGGCGCACCGTCCGTATCAGCACGGAAGCAGCGCGGCGGGTTGAACTCGAAATCAATGGGCGAAGCTGA
- a CDS encoding PAAR domain-containing protein codes for MTVPVTYRRLRYLQTNGGAELRRYLLRLGDKSTAGGVVVEGAENCSHRGIPVTFIGAKVWCEACKSEGYIKAVGPHRNATMLGKQQALDDDICICKCSPPPVLLASQTSASHRWDDECGDRGYAASLAASQVKQHVPYDEQFTLTDRDGRALAKVRYRVRDASGVIAGGTTDANGRTQRVRTT; via the coding sequence GTGACCGTGCCGGTCACCTACCGGCGGCTTCGTTACCTGCAAACGAACGGAGGGGCCGAATTGAGGCGATATCTGCTGAGGCTGGGCGATAAATCCACGGCGGGCGGTGTTGTGGTGGAAGGCGCGGAAAACTGCTCGCATCGCGGAATACCTGTCACGTTTATCGGGGCGAAGGTGTGGTGTGAAGCGTGCAAATCCGAGGGCTACATTAAGGCAGTCGGACCGCACCGCAACGCAACGATGCTTGGGAAGCAGCAGGCGCTGGACGACGATATCTGTATCTGCAAGTGTTCCCCGCCGCCCGTACTGCTCGCATCGCAAACAAGCGCTTCTCACAGATGGGATGACGAATGTGGGGATAGGGGCTATGCCGCGAGCCTGGCGGCGTCACAGGTCAAACAGCACGTCCCATACGACGAACAGTTCACGCTCACCGATAGAGACGGGCGCGCGCTAGCGAAGGTGCGCTATCGCGTCCGTGATGCATCAGGCGTAATCGCTGGCGGAACCACAGACGCCAACGGTCGCACACAACGCGTCAGGACAACATAA
- a CDS encoding BspC domain-containing protein: protein MKFMTLACALLALFWISLSVQAQMQPQAEDYEYLRRIRVPDAVVNCVAALDQWVHKAERYDSLLVPDRRALSARIEEPAQSNVTPASANANTPSSPIDSLIHLRAFAKIRGKYAWVPVRATCNVWHSHVVGVALAPRSLHTTTTPIH from the coding sequence ATGAAGTTCATGACTCTCGCGTGTGCCCTGCTCGCGCTTTTCTGGATAAGCCTCAGCGTGCAGGCGCAAATGCAGCCGCAAGCCGAGGACTACGAGTATCTGCGCCGTATTCGCGTTCCCGATGCCGTCGTCAATTGCGTCGCCGCGCTCGATCAGTGGGTGCACAAAGCGGAGCGTTACGACTCGCTGCTCGTGCCCGACCGCCGCGCGCTGTCCGCGCGCATCGAAGAACCCGCGCAGTCGAACGTCACGCCTGCATCGGCGAACGCCAACACGCCGAGTTCGCCGATCGATTCGCTGATCCACCTGCGCGCCTTCGCGAAGATTCGCGGCAAGTACGCGTGGGTGCCCGTGCGCGCGACCTGCAACGTCTGGCATTCGCACGTCGTCGGGGTGGCGCTCGCACCGCGCAGCCTGCACACGACCACCACGCCGATTCACTGA